The following proteins are co-located in the Carassius auratus strain Wakin chromosome 7, ASM336829v1, whole genome shotgun sequence genome:
- the chrm4a gene encoding muscarinic acetylcholine receptor M4: protein MNVTNSTGAEGLAPWNFNGSLSNVSSDANFSCDSGSTNGSCAAVVADGDSSYKTVEMVFIALVTGSLSFVTVVGNILVMLSIKVNRHLQTVNNYFLFSLACADLIIGVFSMNLYTVYIIKGYWPLGPVVCDLWLALDYVVSNASVMNLLIISFDRYFCVTKPLSYPTRRTTKMAGLMIASAWILSFILWAPAILFWQFIVGERTVAPSECYIQFLSNPAVTFGTAIAAFYLPVVIMTVLYVHISLASRSRVSKQKPEAKKEKKGPKSSGLLKSHLLKQNNNNQSPPKPSLETCSTVDTMKNGKVDECVVSAKADSCAHPEEKEISNDSSTASIAPKEPKERANSEATSEAGLTPAPAAAPKVNPQSKWSKIKIVTKQAGDECITAIEIVPPNSSGERRSIPVNRPRTVARKFASIARSQVKRKRQMAAREKKVTKTIFAILLAFIITWTPYNVMVLISTFCHSCVPDTVWAIGYWLCYVNSTINPACYALCNATFKKTFKNLLMCQYKNIGTR, encoded by the exons ATGAATGTAACTAACAGCACTGGAGCAGAGGGTCTCGCGCCCTGGAACTTCAACG GCTCGTTGAGCAATGTATCCAGTGATGCCAACTTCAGTTGTGACAGCGGCAGCACCAATGGCTCGTGTGCAGCGGTTGTGGCAGATGGCGACAGCTCCTACAAGACGGTGGAGATGGTCTTCATCGCACTGGTCACAGGATCCCTCAGTTTCGTCACCGTTGTGGGCAACATCCTCGTCATGCTCTCCATAAAGGTCAATCGACATCTCCAGACCGTCAACAACTACTTCCTCTTTAGCCTGGCCTGTGCAGATCTCATCATCGGTGTGTTCTCCATGAACCTTTACACCGTCTACATCATCAAGGGCTACTGGCCGCTCGGCCCTGTTGTGTGTGACCTGTGGCTCGCGCTGGATTACGTGGTCAGCAACGCTTCTGTCATGAACCTGTTAATCATCAGCTTCGACCGATACTTCTGTGTAACCAAACCCCTCAGTTATCCCACACGCAGAACCACCAAGATGGCCGGCCTCATGATCGCCTCTGCCTGGATACTGTCTTTCATCCTGTGGGCTCCTGCTATCCTGTTCTGGCAGTTCATCGTCGGAGAACGGACCGTAGCGCCTAGCGAATGTTACATCCAGTTCCTTTCCAACCCTGCAGTCACGTTCGGCACGGCCATCGCTGCGTTCTACCTGCCAGTGGTCATCATGACGGTGCTTTATGTGCACATCTCTCTGGCCAGCCGCAGCCGGGTGTCCAAGCAGAAGCCTGAGGccaagaaagagaagaaagggCCGAAGTCTAGCGGTCTGCTCAAGAGTCACCTCCTGAAGCAGAACAACAACAATCAGTCTCCTCCTAAACCCAGCTTGGAGACCTGTTCTACGGTGGACACCATGAAGAATGGCAAAGTAGACGAGTGTGTGGTGTCCGCCAAAGCCGACTCCTGCGCGCACCCGGAGGAGAAGGAGATCTCGAATGACTCCAGCACGGCTAGCATTGCACCTAAAGAGCCTAAAGAACGCGCGAACAGTGAGGCGACTTCAGAAGCCGGTCTGACACCCGCTCCGGCAGCCGCCCCTAAAGTCAACCCTCAATCCAAATGGTCCAAGATCAAGATAGTCACCAAACAAGCAGGAGACGAGTGCATCACAGCAATCGAGATCGTCCCACCGAACAGTTCCGGCGAGAGGCGCTCCATTCCCGTGAACCGTCCCCGCACAGTGGCGCGCAAGTTTGCCAGCATCGCCCGCAGCCAGGTGAAGAGGAAAAGGCAGATGGCGGCACGAGAGAAGAAAGTGACAAAGACAATCTTCGCCATCCTGCTGGCCTTCATTATCACATGGACGCCATACAATGTGATGGTTTTAATCAGCACGTTCTGTCACTCATGCGTTCCAGACACAGTCTGGGCCATTGGCTACTGGCTCTGCTACGTCAACAGCACCATCAACCCCGCTTGCTATGCACTCTGTAACGCCACCTTCAAAAAGACCTTCAAAAACCTGCTCATGTGCCAGTATAAGAACATCGGCACCAGATGA